A window from Marinagarivorans cellulosilyticus encodes these proteins:
- a CDS encoding lytic transglycosylase domain-containing protein, whose product MIKFFVIAILSASAYGEIPRAYGVVAEKYGVPVEVFYSVILQESGESRNGTYHPWPWTLNVAHKAYRYRSKAEAKAALIEFMNYENRIAVGLGQIYLPAHGHKFSDPTALLNPRVNLEYAAQILSSEFDVTSRNGRPNWWVAAGRYHHPSKEEYAAPYRALVFMKCREISAQCTMYGDIL is encoded by the coding sequence GTGATTAAGTTTTTTGTAATCGCGATATTAAGTGCGTCGGCATATGGCGAAATACCAAGAGCCTATGGGGTCGTCGCCGAAAAATATGGTGTTCCTGTCGAAGTATTTTATAGCGTAATTCTTCAAGAAAGCGGTGAGTCGAGAAACGGAACCTATCACCCATGGCCATGGACACTGAATGTCGCACACAAAGCGTATCGATACCGCAGTAAGGCAGAAGCCAAAGCGGCGTTAATCGAATTCATGAATTATGAAAATCGTATCGCAGTAGGTTTAGGGCAAATTTACTTACCGGCACATGGCCACAAATTCAGTGACCCAACGGCATTGTTAAATCCAAGAGTCAATTTGGAGTATGCGGCTCAAATTCTATCTAGTGAGTTTGATGTCACATCCCGTAATGGGCGCCCCAACTGGTGGGTGGCCGCAGGCCGATACCACCACCCCTCCAAAGAAGAGTATGCCGCCCCGTACCGCGCCCTGGTGTTTATGAAGTGTCGGGAGATTTCAGCGCAATGCACGATGTATGGAGATATTTTATGA
- the traD gene encoding type IV conjugative transfer system coupling protein TraD: MSKYPIQQLLRPAHEIPVGIAYLLAATLSVLSSSVLLGAVSTPAVSWALALAFSARGIYRLYWGCRLLKYQYELRVLPPFEIASSDIPVSKKELYLGKGFEWRARHTQRRTDVDRIEFDYHKDRNSKIAYKIARGFEAWVAKTGINKRVKQLLLLTQLAALTSIKSWANPVAPIPYVEGVPEIHAVGLWEKEGIVTVKQGERVAHMFVVGTTRVGKTRLAEVLVTQDIHNDEVVIVFDPKGDADLLKRMYVEAKKAGRLHQFYCFHLGFPEFSARYNPVGTFGRITEPASRIASQLPGEGASAAFREFTWRYVNVMSKALTSLGKTITYDNLLLYGADIDPLLKEYLEYLLDKPEAQVTLNARNIADWRIAVQNIVDNPEIKQGRESASRDRKAWATARLYKESGLVDATAHALIKTFEYEKSFYDKLVASLFPLLEKLTSGPTAELLSPNYTDTNDPRKIFDWDSIIRTGGIVYVGLDALSDAEVAQAVGNSMFSDLTSRAGSIYKGGLTKGLPEDMVSLIKKRKICVHADEFNELVGKEFIPLANKGGGANFQLTVYTQTLSDIKARFGDDAKAGQVIGNLGSLVMLRVKEEATAELLTSQLRDVEVNQLTNVSGVTDDTNPDSETDFTSRNEQRITSQYVKTITTADLMDLPKGQAFARLGGKLHKIRLPLFNDESELPEGLSFMYEQMNNNRKVVEDLKWAELPDIDLRMAA; encoded by the coding sequence ATGAGCAAATACCCCATTCAGCAGTTATTACGTCCAGCACACGAAATCCCCGTGGGCATAGCGTACCTGTTGGCCGCAACTCTGAGTGTCCTATCCAGCTCTGTATTGCTGGGGGCTGTCAGCACACCGGCCGTATCATGGGCACTCGCCCTCGCATTTTCAGCGAGAGGAATCTATAGGCTCTATTGGGGATGTCGTTTATTAAAATATCAATATGAGCTGCGCGTACTACCGCCATTTGAGATTGCGAGCAGTGATATACCGGTCTCGAAAAAGGAACTCTACCTAGGAAAAGGGTTCGAGTGGCGCGCCCGACACACGCAACGACGAACAGACGTTGACCGCATCGAGTTTGATTATCATAAAGACCGAAATAGTAAGATCGCCTATAAAATAGCCCGAGGGTTTGAAGCCTGGGTAGCGAAAACCGGAATTAATAAACGCGTTAAGCAGCTGTTATTGTTAACGCAATTGGCGGCACTGACAAGCATTAAAAGCTGGGCAAACCCAGTCGCGCCAATACCATATGTGGAAGGGGTTCCCGAAATTCACGCGGTCGGACTCTGGGAAAAAGAGGGTATAGTCACCGTTAAACAGGGCGAGCGCGTAGCTCACATGTTTGTGGTTGGGACGACCCGCGTCGGAAAGACCCGACTTGCGGAAGTTCTCGTTACACAAGATATACATAACGACGAAGTCGTAATTGTGTTTGACCCCAAAGGGGACGCGGACCTTCTAAAACGCATGTATGTCGAAGCCAAAAAAGCGGGTCGGCTCCATCAATTCTACTGCTTCCACCTCGGTTTTCCCGAATTTTCAGCACGATACAATCCAGTCGGCACGTTTGGTCGAATCACCGAGCCGGCAAGTCGAATTGCGAGCCAATTACCAGGCGAAGGCGCATCAGCAGCTTTCCGAGAATTTACGTGGCGTTATGTCAATGTAATGTCAAAAGCCTTAACGAGCCTGGGCAAAACAATCACATACGATAATTTGCTGCTGTACGGCGCCGACATTGATCCACTACTGAAAGAATATCTGGAGTACTTACTCGATAAGCCCGAAGCGCAAGTTACTCTTAATGCTCGCAATATTGCGGATTGGCGAATCGCGGTTCAAAACATCGTAGACAACCCAGAAATTAAACAAGGAAGAGAGTCAGCATCACGCGATCGCAAAGCTTGGGCGACAGCACGACTCTACAAAGAATCCGGTCTTGTGGACGCCACTGCGCACGCACTAATTAAAACGTTTGAATACGAAAAGTCCTTCTATGACAAGTTAGTCGCCAGCCTATTCCCGCTACTAGAAAAATTAACCTCTGGCCCCACCGCCGAATTACTCTCACCGAACTACACCGACACCAATGATCCACGCAAAATTTTCGATTGGGATTCGATTATTCGCACCGGCGGCATTGTGTATGTCGGGCTCGACGCATTGAGCGACGCCGAAGTCGCCCAAGCCGTTGGCAACTCCATGTTCTCAGACCTGACCAGTCGCGCCGGCTCCATCTATAAAGGCGGGCTAACTAAAGGCCTACCCGAAGACATGGTTTCACTTATCAAGAAACGAAAAATCTGCGTGCATGCCGATGAGTTCAATGAGCTTGTGGGTAAAGAGTTTATTCCACTGGCTAACAAAGGTGGTGGCGCAAACTTCCAGCTCACGGTGTACACGCAAACACTCAGCGACATTAAAGCGCGCTTTGGTGACGATGCGAAAGCCGGCCAGGTCATTGGTAACTTGGGTAGCCTAGTCATGCTTCGCGTGAAAGAAGAAGCGACAGCCGAACTGCTCACAAGTCAGCTCCGCGATGTGGAAGTCAATCAGCTAACGAATGTATCTGGCGTAACAGATGACACCAACCCCGATAGCGAGACTGATTTCACATCACGAAACGAGCAACGCATTACATCGCAGTACGTCAAAACAATTACGACAGCAGACCTGATGGATTTACCGAAAGGGCAAGCCTTCGCGCGGCTTGGCGGAAAACTCCACAAAATACGCTTGCCACTGTTCAACGATGAATCTGAGTTGCCCGAAGGCCTTAGCTTTATGTATGAACAAATGAATAACAACAGAAAAGTCGTCGAGGATTTGAAGTGGGCAGAGTTGCCGGACATTGATTTAAGGATGGCCGCGTAA
- a CDS encoding RAQPRD family integrative conjugative element protein translates to MKILIAACIAIPLSLGVPSAIASDNASESERALLIKAASELEYIKSLLAKAEQARNKKSRIRADYANIDADLTEIQTAIERHANTPKRSPRRVNPLKKHYTR, encoded by the coding sequence GTGAAAATTCTAATAGCGGCGTGTATCGCCATCCCCCTGTCACTAGGCGTTCCCTCGGCAATCGCGAGTGATAACGCTTCTGAGTCTGAGCGCGCATTGCTCATAAAAGCGGCCTCTGAATTGGAATACATCAAATCACTTTTAGCAAAAGCAGAACAAGCGAGGAACAAAAAGTCACGAATCCGCGCTGACTACGCAAACATTGACGCAGATCTAACCGAGATACAAACGGCAATCGAACGTCACGCGAATACACCTAAGCGCTCGCCGCGCCGAGTAAACCCCCTCAAGAAACATTACACGCGCTAA
- a CDS encoding tyrosine-type recombinase/integrase, which yields MYFEELAAEYCDLNVFNEETRITIIRIGRLFDIRAMCSVEEYSVRDIAQFKRITLANAKTVTYNGYLRYLRIIGDYAVAQGYAESNHFRTVKTGPVPAGVSKSLSDNDLWQLLSHLDDNKQRYDPVWFWLAVIKTLYFTGMRRRQLVSLRVSDLDFELMVIKLSHQGSKTYREWSIPMHSVLVGVFQEVMTKSSSVLDRPLAPSDPLFNVCWHNGRYKPCEQVAGQMRARAITDFFKRVNKNTGLNIGAHKFRHTVATRLCNPAEGAPDIFAVQQILGHTMISTTRRYVSMSSGRLTKVLGEMNLPNLAQKVLTR from the coding sequence ATGTATTTTGAAGAGCTTGCAGCTGAATACTGCGATTTAAACGTATTCAATGAAGAAACACGCATTACCATAATCCGAATTGGGCGATTGTTTGATATCAGGGCGATGTGCTCAGTTGAGGAATACTCGGTTCGTGATATTGCTCAATTTAAGCGGATCACATTGGCTAACGCTAAAACCGTGACATATAACGGTTATTTGCGTTATCTGCGCATTATTGGCGACTATGCCGTCGCGCAAGGCTATGCCGAGAGTAACCATTTCCGTACTGTTAAGACCGGACCGGTGCCCGCCGGTGTATCCAAATCTTTGTCAGATAACGACCTTTGGCAGCTCCTTAGTCATCTAGATGATAATAAGCAGCGGTATGACCCTGTGTGGTTTTGGCTCGCGGTTATTAAGACCTTATATTTCACTGGCATGAGGCGCCGACAGCTCGTCAGTCTCCGTGTAAGTGACCTTGATTTTGAACTTATGGTTATCAAGCTATCTCATCAAGGCTCTAAGACGTATCGGGAGTGGTCAATACCAATGCATTCAGTCTTAGTGGGCGTGTTTCAGGAAGTGATGACGAAATCCTCATCAGTCTTGGATCGCCCCCTTGCTCCAAGCGATCCTCTTTTTAACGTGTGCTGGCACAACGGCCGCTATAAGCCGTGTGAGCAAGTGGCGGGGCAAATGAGAGCCCGAGCGATCACGGATTTCTTTAAGAGAGTTAATAAAAATACTGGGTTGAACATCGGTGCGCACAAGTTTCGGCATACTGTCGCTACGCGACTGTGCAATCCCGCCGAAGGTGCGCCTGATATTTTTGCTGTACAGCAGATATTGGGACACACAATGATTTCGACGACGCGTCGGTATGTTTCGATGTCATCGGGGCGTTTAACAAAGGTTCTGGGGGAAATGAATTTACCAAATTTAGCTCAGAAGGTCTTGACGCGCTAA
- a CDS encoding phosphoribosylanthranilate isomerase → MARTVRVKICGITSVADAQVVCDAGAQALGIVFYPPSPRYVADLAVARDIAQAAGPFVSVVGLFVNPDPKYIEQVLREVPLNLLQFHGDETPETCERYARPYIKALRMKPETDIAGLANQYVGARGILLDAYRKGVPGGTGETFDWNAIPRDIVKPLILAGGLAPANVADAIASVAPWAVDVSGGVEASPGKKDESLIKQFMANVAN, encoded by the coding sequence ATGGCGCGCACAGTACGAGTGAAAATCTGCGGTATTACCTCGGTTGCCGATGCGCAAGTGGTTTGTGATGCAGGAGCGCAGGCGTTAGGGATTGTGTTTTACCCGCCAAGTCCGCGTTATGTGGCTGACCTAGCGGTTGCGCGCGACATTGCGCAGGCGGCCGGGCCATTTGTATCGGTAGTGGGTCTTTTTGTAAATCCAGATCCTAAGTACATAGAGCAAGTATTGCGAGAAGTGCCATTAAATTTACTGCAGTTTCACGGTGATGAAACGCCTGAAACTTGCGAGCGTTACGCCCGTCCATATATTAAAGCGCTACGTATGAAACCCGAAACCGATATTGCAGGGCTTGCCAATCAATATGTTGGTGCGCGAGGCATACTGCTGGATGCATACCGTAAAGGGGTGCCTGGCGGGACGGGGGAAACGTTCGATTGGAACGCTATTCCTCGGGATATTGTAAAGCCGTTGATATTGGCGGGCGGCTTGGCCCCTGCGAATGTGGCTGATGCGATTGCGAGTGTCGCGCCTTGGGCAGTCGATGTGAGCGGCGGTGTAGAAGCCAGCCCCGGCAAAAAAGACGAAAGCCTAATCAAACAATTTATGGCGAATGTCGCTAACTAA
- the mobH gene encoding MobH family relaxase: MTLDISALPILKYADLCQRLSINPELHEWRSLVGLDSNVFDHLIKAAFSQYAESIQLAPASESHHHCGPGGLLTHTYEVITLALKMRSGIKLPIGASISEIEHKQHLWTYGVFAGCLLHDIGKLLTSIRIQLNLENGTQRWWTPHDKALTAFTDAKSYSIKFVKVQYHMHTYIGPTLFDILPRMARAWLANEAELMKQICAHLRGDRYESGIIGDLAERADMESTRANLQLPMPSKRFSRALPLIDRYLGFIRDWVADGSIRMNVNGGMGWCDQEGHIYFVCRSLAEKIISKCDELGINDTPREVVRIYDILQEHGYALPTSDGKAVWTITAVGSDFRHAFTCLKFEARRLTVPTRPIKPFSGEILIGKIPPPVKPAEVAPATENENIAASGAENKQAAQSADEAVGTDKISEDAENKTSSAENSNAASGRSEAVGTEAEKETQETAIEPETMAEEAAPAADEKDNPPPKPSLVFAAANKRRQPPEPEAERKAEGKKPPEAAPAAEKKILEAASNEAEPEVVETASDTVNEVSEVVTKPTEEQLELEVMDSVGQAPTTEAKLFSEQKDVEAPQGKAEGSDVISSVVDRSRDGHAVYQGLDSSDPQIASKFVNWLRTNLIEKTIIINDVKAVVHIVPEGVFILAPSVFKMFCTKHGLPEDAHAKISKKFDRKSYHIKADKGLNIHAYWVVGKSRHSKIQGRLIPFSVIYGDDYPIPKPNTFIYKTIPQST, encoded by the coding sequence TTGACACTTGATATATCGGCATTACCGATTCTCAAATACGCTGATCTTTGCCAGCGGTTATCGATCAATCCTGAGCTACATGAGTGGCGCTCATTAGTTGGACTCGATTCGAATGTTTTTGATCACTTAATTAAAGCGGCATTCTCTCAGTATGCTGAATCCATCCAGCTAGCCCCAGCTTCTGAGTCTCACCACCATTGTGGCCCTGGTGGCTTGTTAACCCATACTTATGAGGTCATCACACTAGCCCTCAAAATGCGATCCGGAATTAAATTACCGATCGGGGCCAGCATTAGTGAGATTGAGCATAAGCAGCACCTTTGGACTTATGGTGTTTTTGCCGGCTGCCTTCTTCACGATATCGGCAAGTTACTCACCTCGATACGCATTCAGCTTAACCTCGAAAATGGCACTCAACGCTGGTGGACTCCGCACGATAAAGCGTTGACGGCATTTACAGATGCGAAGTCTTACAGCATCAAATTTGTGAAGGTTCAGTACCACATGCACACCTACATTGGCCCAACGCTATTTGATATTTTGCCGCGTATGGCGCGGGCTTGGTTGGCGAATGAAGCAGAGCTCATGAAGCAGATTTGCGCGCATCTGCGCGGTGATCGCTATGAGTCTGGCATTATTGGTGACCTCGCTGAGCGTGCAGATATGGAGTCCACGCGTGCGAACTTACAGCTTCCTATGCCAAGCAAGCGCTTTAGTCGTGCTTTACCGCTTATCGATCGTTATTTGGGTTTTATTCGCGACTGGGTCGCCGATGGTTCAATTCGCATGAATGTGAATGGTGGAATGGGTTGGTGTGATCAGGAAGGTCATATCTATTTTGTGTGCCGCTCGCTTGCGGAAAAAATCATTAGCAAGTGTGACGAATTGGGGATAAATGATACTCCGCGTGAAGTGGTAAGGATTTATGACATCCTCCAAGAGCATGGCTACGCCTTGCCAACATCGGATGGCAAGGCGGTATGGACGATTACAGCTGTTGGCAGTGATTTTAGGCACGCATTTACATGCCTAAAATTTGAAGCGCGGAGGCTTACTGTGCCGACCCGTCCAATTAAACCGTTTTCGGGTGAAATACTGATAGGCAAAATTCCTCCACCGGTCAAACCGGCAGAGGTTGCACCAGCAACTGAAAATGAAAATATAGCGGCCAGCGGAGCTGAAAATAAACAAGCCGCGCAGAGCGCGGATGAAGCTGTAGGCACAGATAAAATCAGCGAGGACGCTGAAAATAAAACATCATCGGCAGAAAATAGTAATGCGGCTTCAGGCCGCAGTGAAGCTGTAGGCACGGAAGCTGAAAAAGAAACACAAGAAACTGCCATTGAACCTGAAACAATGGCAGAAGAAGCTGCACCTGCAGCTGACGAAAAAGACAATCCCCCCCCCAAACCAAGCTTGGTATTCGCTGCAGCGAATAAGCGGCGTCAGCCGCCCGAGCCAGAGGCTGAAAGAAAAGCCGAAGGCAAGAAACCACCTGAAGCTGCTCCTGCAGCTGAAAAGAAAATATTAGAAGCTGCAAGCAATGAAGCTGAGCCAGAGGTGGTAGAAACTGCGAGTGATACTGTAAATGAGGTTTCAGAAGTTGTTACGAAGCCGACGGAAGAGCAGTTGGAACTTGAGGTAATGGACTCCGTTGGGCAAGCGCCGACGACTGAAGCAAAACTGTTTTCAGAGCAAAAAGACGTGGAGGCACCGCAAGGTAAGGCTGAGGGAAGTGATGTTATTAGCTCAGTTGTTGATCGTTCACGTGATGGGCACGCTGTTTACCAAGGTTTAGATTCGAGTGACCCACAAATAGCTAGCAAATTCGTGAATTGGCTTCGAACGAATTTAATTGAAAAGACAATCATCATTAATGATGTTAAGGCGGTAGTGCATATTGTCCCTGAGGGCGTGTTTATTTTGGCTCCATCGGTTTTCAAGATGTTTTGCACCAAGCATGGATTGCCTGAGGACGCCCACGCGAAAATTAGTAAAAAGTTTGATCGCAAGAGTTACCACATTAAGGCTGATAAGGGATTAAATATCCATGCGTACTGGGTGGTGGGTAAGTCACGACACTCAAAGATACAGGGGCGGCTAATACCTTTCTCTGTAATATATGGTGATGACTACCCCATCCCAAAGCCTAATACATTCATTTACAAAACAATTCCACAAAGCACTTAA
- the trpA gene encoding tryptophan synthase subunit alpha — protein MNRITTTLDALKTEGRKALVTYIVNGDPTPDTTLLSLHSMVANGADIIEVGVPFSDPMAEGPTIQRAHERALVHGISLTSTLDIIAQFRKTNTTTPIVLMGYANPVERMGYANFAKKAAAAGVDGLLTVDLPPEESSDLDVELKAVGIQNIFLVAPTTADERIAHITASATGFIYYVSLKGVTGAGHLDVDSVAQKVAAIRSTTGLPVMVGFGIKDGASAKAASQSADGAVVGSALVALMAEGSAEEIAQRVGEKVSEIRQGLDV, from the coding sequence ATGAATCGAATAACAACAACTTTGGATGCACTAAAAACCGAAGGCCGAAAAGCACTAGTCACCTATATTGTAAATGGCGACCCTACGCCCGATACAACATTGCTAAGCTTGCACAGCATGGTTGCAAACGGTGCTGATATTATCGAGGTGGGTGTGCCTTTTTCGGACCCTATGGCAGAAGGCCCAACTATTCAGCGCGCCCATGAAAGAGCATTAGTTCATGGCATTAGCTTAACAAGCACGTTGGATATTATTGCGCAATTCCGCAAGACCAATACCACAACGCCTATAGTGCTGATGGGTTACGCCAACCCTGTTGAGCGCATGGGCTATGCGAATTTTGCTAAAAAAGCCGCCGCCGCAGGTGTTGATGGTTTATTAACCGTGGACTTACCGCCAGAAGAATCTTCCGATTTAGATGTTGAGCTTAAAGCGGTAGGTATTCAAAATATTTTCCTTGTCGCCCCAACTACTGCTGACGAGCGCATTGCGCACATCACCGCGTCTGCAACAGGCTTTATTTATTATGTGTCCTTAAAAGGGGTTACCGGAGCTGGTCATTTGGATGTGGATTCTGTAGCGCAAAAAGTCGCAGCTATACGAAGCACTACGGGTTTACCTGTGATGGTGGGCTTTGGTATTAAAGATGGTGCTAGCGCCAAAGCGGCTAGCCAAAGTGCTGATGGCGCCGTAGTGGGTAGTGCGTTGGTGGCACTAATGGCTGAAGGCTCTGCAGAAGAAATTGCACAGCGCGTGGGCGAAAAAGTCAGTGAAATTCGACAAGGTTTAGATGTTTAG
- a CDS encoding PFL_4695 family integrating conjugative element protein produces the protein MKIMAFALILILIADVTKAEPIVIKDFGNTRPSGIPSGEDIRKLAKSMRVPTKELIAFDAYVFPMVSERMSVGKLAAPIKHGKQGINPFFVLGADTASKGWIIKNKAVLQEQGIVRGLLTNVPNGDAFREMSIAAKPLKLYVLNTDDIAEIFGVSVYPIVITKEEIQQ, from the coding sequence ATGAAAATCATGGCCTTTGCATTGATTCTAATTTTGATCGCAGATGTTACTAAAGCAGAACCCATTGTCATTAAAGACTTCGGCAATACACGCCCAAGCGGAATCCCAAGCGGAGAGGATATTAGAAAGCTCGCAAAATCAATGCGAGTACCTACGAAAGAGCTCATTGCATTTGATGCTTATGTTTTTCCAATGGTATCCGAAAGAATGAGTGTAGGAAAACTTGCTGCACCAATTAAGCACGGCAAGCAAGGCATCAACCCCTTCTTTGTATTAGGAGCCGACACAGCATCAAAAGGATGGATTATTAAAAACAAAGCCGTCCTCCAAGAGCAAGGCATTGTCCGTGGATTACTGACAAATGTTCCCAATGGCGACGCGTTCCGAGAAATGTCAATTGCCGCTAAACCGCTAAAACTCTACGTCTTAAATACCGATGATATCGCAGAGATATTCGGCGTATCTGTCTACCCCATTGTTATCACTAAAGAGGAAATACAGCAGTGA
- a CDS encoding TIGR03747 family integrating conjugative element membrane protein has protein sequence MAQRKQPREVKRRGVIERLFGATVGRAWSMSMWALYAVIGSILIEWVGIVFWWDLDHSQLVLNKEIEYLSDFNKNFFLNIYPGDLAAQLASYTRDFMTWSGIGGLAYSAANSSSSVMNVIGSLLQSMINVFFIFSVRLAMCISSISGFILVSLLAGMDGLTEREIRKSCGGKESATIYHHAKRWVGPSMILAFVLYLTIPISIHPTVIFLPAMFITGLAIFITASTFKKFL, from the coding sequence ATGGCACAACGAAAGCAACCAAGAGAAGTAAAACGTCGCGGGGTTATAGAAAGGCTCTTTGGGGCCACTGTGGGTCGAGCGTGGAGTATGTCGATGTGGGCGCTTTACGCCGTAATTGGATCAATCCTTATCGAGTGGGTTGGCATAGTTTTTTGGTGGGACCTCGATCATTCACAGTTAGTACTGAATAAAGAAATCGAATACTTATCGGACTTCAATAAGAACTTTTTTCTCAATATTTATCCCGGTGATCTCGCCGCGCAATTAGCGAGCTATACACGAGACTTTATGACGTGGAGCGGAATTGGTGGATTGGCCTATTCAGCGGCCAACTCAAGCTCGTCGGTGATGAATGTCATAGGGTCGTTACTGCAATCGATGATCAATGTGTTTTTCATATTCTCAGTGCGCCTTGCCATGTGTATTAGCTCGATAAGTGGATTCATTTTAGTGTCATTGCTCGCTGGAATGGATGGACTAACAGAGAGAGAAATACGCAAAAGCTGCGGTGGCAAAGAATCAGCAACAATCTATCACCACGCTAAACGATGGGTAGGACCATCGATGATATTGGCGTTTGTCTTGTATTTAACAATACCGATCTCGATACACCCTACTGTGATTTTTTTACCAGCCATGTTCATCACCGGACTAGCGATATTTATCACTGCATCAACGTTCAAGAAATTTTTGTAG
- the trpB gene encoding tryptophan synthase subunit beta: protein MIEQPTDFNQLPDAKGHFGQFGGRFVSETLIHALDELSEMYNRLKDDEEFCREFDHDLAHYVGRPSPLYFAERWTKKIGGAQLFLKREDLNHTGAHKVNNTIGQALLAKHSGKKRVIAETGAGQHGVATATVAARLGLECVVYMGAEDVKRQSLNVYRMKLLGATVVPVESGSKTLKDAMNEAMRDWVTNVDDTFYIIGTAAGPHPYPQLVRDFQCVIGREARQQCLAQTGRLPNALVACVGGGSNAIGLFHPFLNDKDVAMYGVEAGGHGVETGKHAAPLNDGVPGVLHGNRTYLMEDENGQIIETHSISAGLDYPGVGPEHAWLKDVGRVSYVPINDDEAMNGFRSLTRVEGIMPALESSHAIAYAEKLAGELSKDDIIIVNLSGRGDKDILTVAEIDGIKV, encoded by the coding sequence ATTATTGAGCAACCCACAGATTTTAATCAGCTGCCTGATGCGAAGGGCCACTTCGGTCAGTTTGGCGGGCGTTTTGTTTCTGAAACGTTGATCCATGCTCTAGACGAGCTTAGCGAAATGTATAACCGCTTAAAGGATGACGAGGAGTTCTGCCGAGAATTCGATCATGACTTGGCTCATTACGTTGGGCGTCCGTCGCCGTTATATTTTGCTGAGCGTTGGACAAAAAAAATTGGTGGTGCGCAACTGTTTTTAAAGCGTGAAGACCTTAATCACACGGGTGCGCACAAGGTTAATAACACCATTGGGCAAGCGTTGTTGGCAAAGCATTCGGGCAAAAAGCGCGTTATTGCCGAAACCGGTGCTGGCCAGCACGGGGTGGCAACAGCGACGGTAGCAGCACGTTTAGGTTTGGAGTGCGTGGTGTACATGGGGGCAGAGGATGTTAAGCGTCAGTCTCTTAATGTTTATCGTATGAAACTTTTAGGTGCCACTGTGGTGCCGGTTGAGTCTGGCTCTAAAACCTTAAAAGACGCCATGAATGAAGCCATGCGCGACTGGGTTACGAATGTTGACGATACCTTTTATATTATCGGTACTGCTGCGGGGCCACACCCATACCCGCAGTTAGTGCGTGACTTTCAATGCGTTATTGGGCGCGAGGCCCGTCAGCAATGCCTAGCGCAAACGGGGCGTTTACCGAATGCCTTAGTTGCTTGTGTGGGTGGTGGCTCTAATGCTATTGGTTTATTTCACCCGTTTTTGAATGATAAAGACGTTGCAATGTATGGCGTAGAAGCTGGTGGTCACGGCGTTGAAACGGGTAAGCATGCAGCCCCGTTAAACGATGGCGTGCCGGGAGTTTTGCACGGTAACCGCACCTATTTAATGGAAGACGAAAACGGCCAAATTATTGAAACTCACTCAATATCGGCAGGCTTAGATTACCCAGGCGTGGGCCCAGAGCACGCATGGTTAAAAGATGTGGGGCGCGTAAGCTATGTTCCCATTAACGATGATGAAGCCATGAACGGTTTTCGCAGCCTAACGCGGGTAGAGGGCATTATGCCTGCACTGGAATCGTCACACGCTATTGCTTATGCCGAAAAGCTCGCCGGCGAACTGAGCAAAGACGACATTATTATTGTTAACCTTTCTGGGCGTGGTGATAAAGATATTCTGACCGTTGCCGAAATTGATGGAATTAAGGTTTAA